TTCCTCGATCTGCAGCAGCGCAGGACCGGTGTTGCCGATGGGGAAGAAGAGCTCGGGGTCTTCCTCGCGGCAAACGGCGTTGTGACGCCAGTCCATGGCTGCTACCTCTCCTTGGTATTACGTGCAGGGTTGCTTGTGAATGTGAACGCTTTCACGAATCCCTCAACAAGTGAAGGGCCGCCCGTCAGGTTCGCTGACGGGCTCCTGTTGATTGAAGAGGGGTTCCGGTGATCAGTGGAGGCTGGTGTTGCGGGCCGTCCCGATCGCCACGTAGAGACTCGCAAACCTCAGCGGCGGATACAACCCCTACCGGAAAGTTTTTTTTGATTCCTCGGTGTCTACTAGGTCACAGCCGTACTTCCATGGGGTGGACCCTGGTCTAAACGTTCGAGTGAAAGGACTTCAGCCCTTTCTGCTCACACAATCACACGCAGTGCACGGCGTACGCCTGTGAACGTCACGCTAGTCCGTAGCCCCAGGTGGTCACCGTCCATCTGGAGGGGTAGCGGGACCTTCGAATGCAAGGTGAACTGGTCCAGGTCGTGCAGGGCGACGGCATGCCTGCCGTGCGGTCCCCGTTCGGGGGACGAAGTGAGCAACTGTGTGCCATATCGGGCAACCGAGGCCGTGGACAGACGGCTGAGACCGAGTACGTCGAGCCCCGTATCGAACGAGGCCTTAGGCGACGCGTACACCGGGCGATTGCCCAGATAGGTCCACGGAGCCGTGTTGCAGACTATGGACAGCACCAAATCGGTCACCGGCTCCGCGCCCGGCCGTTCCAGGGTGATCGACCCGTGCCGGCGTTGTGACTCACCCAACAACTGGCGCACGGCCTGGCGAATGTAGAGAGCGTGTGTGGATCTTCTGCCGCGCTCGCGCTGCTGTTCCACCCGGCCCACCACTCCGGCGTCGAAGCCGAGCCCGGCGTTGAAGGTGAACCAGCGCGAGGGCACCGCCTCGTCCTCCGTGCCGGGCGTGCCCGCGGCCAGGCCGAGACCGACCGTCCGCTCGGTCTTGTCACGCAGGGCGTCCAGCACCGCGCCGGTGGCCTCCACGGGGTCGTTGGGCAGAC
The Streptomyces sp. NBC_01485 genome window above contains:
- a CDS encoding diacylglycerol/lipid kinase family protein — protein: MRALLVVNPAATTTSARTRDVLIHALASEMKLEAVTTEYRGHARDLGRQAAESGNVDLVVALGGDGTVNEVVNGLLHSGPDPDSLPSLAVVPGGSTNVFARALGLPNDPVEATGAVLDALRDKTERTVGLGLAAGTPGTEDEAVPSRWFTFNAGLGFDAGVVGRVEQQRERGRRSTHALYIRQAVRQLLGESQRRHGSITLERPGAEPVTDLVLSIVCNTAPWTYLGNRPVYASPKASFDTGLDVLGLSRLSTASVARYGTQLLTSSPERGPHGRHAVALHDLDQFTLHSKVPLPLQMDGDHLGLRTSVTFTGVRRALRVIV